The Saccharopolyspora gregorii genomic interval CAGTGCTTTGCCGACTGAGAGCTTAAGGTCGTGGTCACGTATGCGTGTGAAGCCGCGCAGTGCTCGCGTCTCGGTCAGCGTTTCGATGCGCCGGACACGCTCGAGCAGCCCAGATAGCTCGGGATGAATGCCGGGGTTTGACGAGGCTAGAAAATCATCAGTCGGGGTCTCGCGGAGCAGCTGGAACTCCGGGTACCGCCAGACATCGGTACTGGTGAGCGAATCGGCACCTTCCTCATCGCTGTTCCCGTCTTCCTCGTCCGTTCCGGCACTTGCTTGGGCTGCGCTGTCAATGCCGAACATGTCGCGGTAGCCCGCCAAGAGCTCTTCGTCGTTGTTCAGGCGGAACAGCTCGTGCGGCAGCTCGGCTCGGATCTGTTCTGCGGTCACATTTGCCCCATCCAGCCGATTCAGCATGCGGAGGATCGGCCGGACATCTGCCCGGTTCAGCAAGTCATGGAGCTCGGCGCTCACGGCGCCGACCTGCCTTGGCAAATAGATCGATGACTCGACCTTCGGAAAGTAGACGTTGCCGGCACCGCGGAGCGCACCGCGGATTGGCTCGCCACACGCCCCGGCCGACTCGGCTAGCCATGGCCGTGCTCCTTTGCAGTAGTACGGCTGGTCGGTGGAGACGAGTTGGTCGGTCAGGTAGGTGTGTTCGACCTGGTTATTGTCCCAGTGCGAGTTCGTGATTCCTTCAAGCGAGCGCTCCTTGCCACACCCCTTCGGTTTGCCCTTCGAATCGCAGACCACGACCTGGCCCTCAAGGCCGCCGCCGCCGCGTGACTCAAGTCGCAACGTTCCGCTGCAGTCGGGGCTGAGGCTTCTATGGACCCACTCTCGGAACGGGAAGTCGTCGAGGTGCCCATGGACGCAGATCGCAACAAAGGGCACCTGGGACATGCGCGGTGGCTTCCGCTTGGCGCCATCCGCATCCTGCTTGTGCTTCGGGTCTGGGCATTCGACCGGTTGCGCCATGCTGAGCGGGCTCAGTTCGAGCCGCTTGCAGTACATGCAGAACGACCATTGGGGAAACCGGAGCACTGGAACCTTGAGGTTAGTGTTCCGGGGATCGCTTTCGCGCTGACGGATCCGGTAGTCGGGTGGCAGCCGGAATTCACGCACCTGGAGGCGCTCCTCCAGACGCCAGTCCTGGACTCGGTACTCGTTTAGTTCAAGGAGCTGGGGGGAATCAATCCTGTACCAGTGGTCGAGACCGGCGGTGATCACCGAGGTGCCGTTCACCAAGATGCTCATCGCACCGACCCCGAACGGCGACACCAGCTGGGCTCGTCGAATGCTTCCTGAGCTCATTGCTCATCCTCCTCGGCTAGGGCAATTTCTTCCCGGTTGTAATCCAAGGAGATCTCTAGACGGCACTCGGCATCGACGTTACGCATGCTGGTTGGGACGTCCCACATAGTTGCCTCAGCCGTAAGGTCCGGAAGCGTTCCTGCGTACCGCATCAAGCCCTGTTTCGGATCACCTCCTCTGATGTTCGCGCTCCAATCTGTCCGTTCCCATTTCGCCCATTCCTTAGCCCGCTTCCGTTGTTCCTGCTCGAGGGTCTGAAGCTCACCGGGATCTGCGATTACTGCCCGCTCTCTGAGGAGGTCCACTGCCGCGTCATATTCCGACTCAGGAAACGGATAAACGGGCAGGGTGATCTCAGCTGACTGGCGGATGTGCGCCACTGTAGCGGCATGGAGCGCTCGCTTAAGTACGGGTGCGGCGTACGGCGTTACTGACGTCGGCTCAACTTGGGCATAGAGCTGCTCGTGGTATGTGCGGAAACGCTCGTAGTGGCTACGGTCCCTTGGCTTGGCCGCACCGTAGATCGTAAGCACCAGGCCCGGGCTTCGGTCTGGTCGACGGCCCACCCGGCCGCTGACCTGGATGTACTGTGCTGTGGTCTTAGGCTGGCCGACGATGGTCATCAGGCCGAGCCGGTCAATGTCGACACCGACCTCGATGATGTTCGAGGCCAGGCAGATGTCGACGCAGCCGGGATCGCCATATGCGATCTGCAATTGTTCGATAGCCTTGGGGATGTCGTCACTACGCCGACGACTGGTGAGTTCCATTGGGATTCTCGGCCACCTCGGCGACTTGAGGTCTTCCCGTCGACGCAATCCAGCCAGGTAGTCCGGAATGTCGGACTGGATCAGTGATACCGTATTGCCCAGCTCCCGAAGGCTATTTAGGAAGTTCAAATTGGTCCAGTAGCCGTCCTTGTCGGCATCAGGGATATCGACTGCACCCTGGAGTGTTGCTGCTGCAACCCGCACTTGGACCGTCTGCGTAGATCCGAGCGAGGCGCTCAAGATGCCGAGATAGCGCCTCCCCGGCTCGGGCTCACCGTTCTCCAGCAGAGCAGGTTCGGCAAAGAATGAGTGGCCCTCCGTCAATCCGTGCGGTGGAAAGAGCGCGACTTGCGCGCGGCCGAACAGTCCACGGACCTGGTCCTCGTAACGCCGAATCGTCGCTGTCGCGGCGATGATCTTCGGTGGAAGGGGTTCTTCGTTCCGCTTATCAGTACAAAGGTCATCGATAACAGGCTCATAGAGGCCGACCATCGAGCCGAGTGGCCCAGAAATTAGGTGCAGCTCGTCCTGAATGATCAATCCGGGAGGCGAGAATCGCCGAGAACCGTCGTCGGCCAATCCGAAGATGGCTCTGGCTTCCGGGCGCCATGCCATCATTGCAAACTTGTCGACCGTACCGATCACAATCGATGGGCGACTGTCATAGATGTCCTGGTCGACCACATGCACAGGCAACTTACGTCTGCCACCGAATCGGCAGGCGCGATCCGCACAACGGAACTCGACCTTCTTTCCAACTGGCTCGTAGCCGATAATGTCCTGCCCACGACCGGGCTTCCGCTTGGGCCCCATTTCGGTGCCGCACCACGGACAGCGCAGCAACAGAAATTTGTTCTGAGCTGAGTTGTGACTTGCTAGCTGGCGCAGGTTCTCACGGGCTTGGTCCCAGTTGTTGGGGGTCGAAGAACCGCCCAACCAGATGCCAATACCGAATGGCATCGTACCGAGTTCGTCCTCGTTTCGTGAGCGGATGTCCTCCAGCACGCACACAAGCGCGGCCGCCCGCAGGAACTGCTGCGAGGTCAGGAGTCTCAGGGTGTACCGCATGAGCGTGTCGGTGCCCGCGTCGTCCTTCTTGCGAAGACGACGGGCGAGCAGGCTGACTGCAGCGGCGCCGAGGTACGCCTCGGTCTTACCCCCACCGGTCGGGAAGAAGATGAGGTCGACGATCGAGCGGGTGGACTGTGTCCGATCGATGAGCTCCGGGAGACTGGCCAGCAGGAAGGCGATCTGGAACGGTCGCCAGTTGCCTTTGCCTGGGACCGGTGTCGGCGTCGGATGGCTCCCTGTGACGACCAGTCGACCGTCCCGATGGCGCTCAACTGGGCGCCTTTCGAAACTTGATCGCAACTGCTGGAAGAGCATGGCTTCGTTAGCGAGCCGAAATGCCCGTTTCGCTGTCGGATCGGTCGTCACCAGCTGCCAACCCGCGCGCATCCGGTCGAGCGCGAGCTGAGCCTGATCCATGTGGCGCAACGCTGCCTGGTGGAACTTCTGAGGCAGATCGTCGATCTCGGCCTTACGAGCCTCAATCCATTCGCGGTACAGCCGCAGTACGGTTTCGACTTGCACCCGACCGGCATCGGTTCCGTTCGCCAGTTCCTCCATGCTGACAGTCACCGGCTGACGGGTGCCATCGGACGCGGTCATATAGACGTTCGGTGTCAGGCTGACAACCTCATGCGCAGGCAGGGGCTCGGCCCAGACCTCAGTTGCGAGGCTTTGTCCCGAGAGTGTCTTCCAGTCGGCCGCACATCCATGACCGATGGCGTAAGTTAGCCGGTCCCGGTAGAGCAAAGCGATCGATTGTTCTTCGGGGTCCGGCTCGTGCTGTTCGACATCCGGGTAAGCCGTAATCCGTATCCCTCCGTCTGGTTGTGCTCGGAAGGTCATCTGAAACAGAGCTGAGGAGGGGCCTGACCCTGGCGTCGTGTTGAGCGCCGCCATGGTGATCAGCCGCTCCGTCGAGTCTGCCGCTCGGCCAGGGAGTCTGCGACTGAAAACCTGCAGCGTCGGGGTGACTCGGAGTTCCCCGATCGGCTTAAGCGAAACATTCTTTCGGTTGTTAGTAGCGTCAAGCAGCGTTCGCCCAGGGATTCGGCCGGTCAACTCAAAAGGACGGCGGACCCACCAGATGCGCGGGCGGTGAAGCCCTGCCCAGGTGACGGATATGCGGTCGTAGTATGCGCCCTTGATGGTCACAGCGAGCGAGCCCTCCGAGGGCACCTCGCACTGGAACGAGATGGCCATGGCGGAGGGTTTGAACTTGTTGGCGTCCGTTAGGTCGAAGTCGTCAGAGTCAGCTTCACCGCTTAACGCAATGGTGTCCTTAACCTCGAGTTGAGGTCCAAGTTGGGGTAGGAACTCGTCGTTCTCGCTTAGTCCCGTGACGCCGGTTGTCTCGTCGTCGGCCTCTTCGGACTGGAGATCTTCATGATTGGCCTGGATAACCGTGCCATGGTCGGCGGCGCCTCCAAAGAGAACTCCAACGCCATAGCGGTGGAGTGGATCGCCTCCGGTCAAGATCTCTTGCCCAGTGCTGGCATCGTGCCAGAGGCCGTAGCTGTCCTCGCGCTTATCGAAGTGATAGGTGCCCGAGGAGCAGTCAAGCGGCTTGCCACGAAAAAGCTCATCTGGCGGCGGCCCGAATAGTTCACGCCGAACTGCGGCCTCCATGATGGCGCGGCCCTCGACACCTGTCATGGTTTCCCTCCGTAGGTGGCGCGAAATGTCTGAGTCTCAATTAGCGCGACCAGGCGGTCTGTTGCGCGGGTCATTCCGACATAAAGCAGTGCCTCGAAATTGAGTCCTGCCCCTTCGTCAAGATCGGTGATGATAACTGCCGGGGATTCCAATCCCTTGAAAGCGTGGATCGTGCTAAAGCGCAGCTGACTGCTTCTGGGGGCTTGCCCATCGGCTGGTCGCAGGATCTGGCGCAGCCACTGATCTTTAGTTGTTTCAGCGGTTGAACCGCTTCTAAGCGGGCTGAGAACAATCATCTCGTCCAAGCCAAATCCGTCCTCGCGTAGAGTCCGCACGGCATCGGCTAGCAAGGTCGACTGATCCTGCCCCCTCTGAACAGGTATGAACTCCGGATCAACGCCATCATCAGGGCGCCGGAACCGGCGATAACCAGGGACCATGTGGCTCAGTTTCTTCACCACCGTGCCTATTCGTGGCAAGTTCCTGCAGTTCACATTCAGGGCGAAGGTGGCCAATCCGTGGATTCGCTCGCTCAGTAACGCGCGGCCGTCGCCGCTCTCATAGATTGCTTGACGCTCAAAGTCGCCGAACAACACCACTCGGCCACCCTTGAGACCGTCCTTCACCAGCAGGTCGAGTACATCGAGCATCGGATTTCGTGCCAGGTCTTGGACCTCGTCGACAATGAGGAAGTCCGCAGCCTCTGTCTCCCCATGATCGAGCAGTGCTTCCACTGTGAGGTCTGGCAGTTGGGTTTCCCAGAACTGCGGTCCCGTCTCTATCGGCGTCTGAACACCGCTCAGGCGAAGGGCCTCCTGATGGAAGGTGCCGACACGAAGCCCCTCGATATCAGCCATTTCCCGTTTGAGCCGCTGCCCGAGGAGACGATTGAAGCAGATCAGGCGCCCCGTACGTCCGAGTTCGATCTCACGGCGCGCAGCCTCCATCGCCAGCCAAGTTTTGCCGCACCCGGCCGGACCCGAGAACATTACTGCCCGGTTATGTTGCATGCTGTCAAGCGCATCATATTGCTCGTCTATGAAGGCCGCGAGCTGGTTTTCTCGTACTCGCCTGATGTCGCCTGGCACAATCGCAGCCTCAAATTTTGGCCGAAGGACACTCGCGATCCGGTTGGCTGTGTCCTCATCAAGTCCGACGGCGCCAGGGGTAAAGCCTCGGATGCGACTCCCTAAGTGCTCGGTGCCAGCCGCAAGAGCTCGGGAAACCGCGCCCGCAGCGTTCGCCTTGAGGTCTTCCGAATCGAGCAGTTGCCAACTGTGCCACTCCGGGTTATGCGGCAGCTTCGCCCGGGCGCGGACGTGTGTGAACCACACGGCGTCGAGCACTGGCACAGACCGCAGATTCACATCATGGGACCGGAGGTAGTCCTTGATGCTGTGCATGGCTTCGTTTACCTGTTGGAATGGCCCGCGACTGGTGGGCGCCTGGGAGCCGAGCTTCCATCGCCCATCGGGCAAGCGCTTAACTGAAGAGTGGGACTTGACCTCGATGACCAGGACCCCATGGTTTGGCACGACCACGACGAAGTCGGCTTCACCTTGAACCTGCCGGACGTGCGAGGCGATCGCGAGTGAATGGAGCACAATCCAGTCGCCGGTCTCCGGGCTGGTAGCGAGAGCTTCGAAGACCGCACTCTCTCCGGGCGGCGCATCCTCTGGGCAGTACGGAGGCATCATTCGAGCCACTTGGCACTCCGATCCGGATGTAGTACGCGCGCCTCATGGCGGGCGATGACCTCGACGTGTGGTGAGATGCTGAGAACGCGCGTCGCGATGACTCCGCGGAAGCCCGGTGACTTCAACTCAAGCCGGAGGTGACCGTTGCGTTCAAGAAGTGACATGTCGGCTGCTGCGACCACTTCCTCGAGCTGGTCAGCGATGTCGGCGATGGCCTGTGCTCGCTTGCGGCGCATAACCGTCGCCAAGTCGTACGCTGGGTGGAAATCGATTCCAAGCCACCGGAGAAGTCTCTCGAAATCTTGGTCGCTGCGGGGGCGCGCGAGCATCGGTTCGGTCCAAGCCTCGGCACGGTAGGAACTCTTCACACCGGCGTCTGCAAGTTTGCGGACAACGTGGGTTCGACCGTGCTTATTAAGTTGCTCCCGCAAGGCACCCTTCCACTTTGCTTGCGACTCCTCCACAACCTTTGCCTGCGATCCCATCAGCATCAGTGCAGCTGCGTACAGTGCTTGTCGTTCGGTTTCACCGTCTCGGAGTAGTAGGTAAGTGCCTGGACGGACGTCTTCAATGTCGACATTCATGATCCGCCCCCCACCGGGCTGGGACGGGTCTACGGTGCGGATCCAATCGCCATCGTCTTCGAGCCACGTACCGTAGGCCCCGCTCAACAGCACACGCCGGGCAGTGACCTCCTCAGTCCCGGGCTCTCTGCGCGCTTTCGGCCCCGGGGGAACCCAACTGGCCTGCGGAAGCAATTCAGCTTCGTCGACTGAGTTTGCTGTCGGCGGCGAGCTCGGCTCGGTTGCATGCCCTGTCAGGAAGGGCCGCCCGGTAACTATAACGGCACCTTCAGCTCGCTCAGCGAGCACCGAACACGGCAGCGAACGGTCGCCAAACCACTCGGGGAAGACGAAGTTCAATGCCTCGGTTAAAGGCGCGTTCACTAGCGATGCTGGGAAGAATCGTGGTGGACCAACTGCATACCCGTACTCGACGAACAACTGCTCGCGAATGAGTTGACTGACGCTCCTTACCCGGTAGCCGAGCTGACCGAGCCAGCTTTCCAGACCTGCCACAGCCGACCCGCTCACTGCGATAACGACACAGTCTTCAGCATTCGCTTCTTGGATGAGCTCCAGGAGCACGCCGCCCGTGGCGATATCGGTTGCTGCCACTGACTCAGCGGCAGCAACTAGTTCGTCAAGGGCGTGCTGTGCCTGAGAACCAAAACCGGACCGCACGCGAACTGCTTCGGCTCTCACTTCAACGACAGCTTGCCGGAGAGCAGCGTTGACTTGAACGGGCGGAGGCTGCGTTAGTAGCCTCCAACGCAGAGCTTTTGCCGCACCGAGCAAATTATCTAAGAGTCCCGAGCTGTCATCGCGCGCGAGTAACAGTACATTCCGAATAGCATTGTTGAATCGCGCCCCTAGCGGATCCCTGACTATATCGAGCTCGACGCCGTTCCGAAGGAGCGTAGCCGAGCGTTCATGCCGTGCGGCAACTACTTCAATCCGATTCATAGCGGCACCGCAAATCCGAGCGCCTCGACGCCTGCCGGAGGCTTCCAATTCAGTTCACGCTCGAGCGGGACTGGTTCCCCTCTTGTATTGCGATAGTTCATCACCCTTTCCGAGGCTGATTCATCTACAACACTGCGGTCCAGAATCGAAATTACAACGTCAGACTCGATCGCGGGTAGGTGTTTCGTCGCCGCCGCGCCGTCCAGCACCACGGCGCGGACCTCCGAAGGCGGTGGTTCCTCTTCGAGCTGCGACGCTGCCCAAAGTTGCGTTGACCACGTTGCGGCTCGCGGGTACTCAGGAAGAAGAAGATTCGCGATCCGCTCACGCTCGTAACCGATACCAAGGAATGCCGTGAGGTCCTCGCGCAGCCACTTTAGCGTCCCGATCAACGCCAGGTCTTTCGGTGGAGCACACAGCCGCGCTGCCCAACCGCTGTCTAGCCCGGTCAGCCTGCTGATCACCCCCGGCTCGGGTGCAGATTGAGTGCGAGGCACCTCCAGCGAGTCGAGCGGGACCAGCGCACGTAGCTTGTCAATCTGCCACTCGCTGCCAAACCGGGCGCGATCCTTGTCGACATTGATGCCGCCGAAGCGCTCGGTCAGCACCTTGTTCGGGGTGACGACCCGCGCTGGCGCGTGGATCGGCATCGTGGCGATGACCTCACGGACAGGTCGGATACTTGGCGCAGCAGCCGCCGACATCCATCCACAGCCGGTCAGCACCGCGGCGAAGTCGCGGATCGGCACCGAGAGCGCGACCACTAGCTGGGTCTCTGGATGTTCCCTAGACCAGCGCGCAGCCATGCGGCCGAGCATTACGAACTTGCCGATCCAATCGGCCGCAAGCACAGGCCCGGTGTCGTCCTGTGCAAGCGTCATGTACGTCGGGACACGACGCTGCCCCGTTCCCACCGCTACCACCCCTGCCATGTTCAAACCTCGGCAGCTGCAATATCAGGGCATTATGGGATGCTTCCCATGAGATTGACTTCTCTAGGCGAAATCTCGGATGCCTGCGAACCTTCCACTCCCGTGGATGACCTGGTCATGCGTTCGGGTCGCCACGCGTGTAGTCCCTTCTGTGAGGCGTTAGCGAGCGCTTCAATAATCGCGTCGGCAAGCGCCCGGGCTAGGGGCGGGGGTACAGCATTCGAGACCTGTTCAACCTGGGCAGAGAGAGTTCCATCAAGTACGAACTCGTGCGGGAAACCTTGAAGAAGCATGGCTTCGTAGATACTCAGGCGCCGACGCCCCTCGGGGTGAACGTGAATCTCCCGATGCCCGTATGCGACAGTTGGGCTGGGTTTGTCCCAATCCAAACGACGGAAACTCCTGCCAGCCCGACTGGCCCCGTCAGGCTCTGAGAATCGCTTAGATACAGGACGCATCGTCCAGTGGTTCTCATGATGAGGAATCTCCGCCGCCGTAATTTGCCGCGAGAAGTAGGCTGGATCCGGAAGGGACCCGATCACACCACGAACGGTAAGGTTTTTGCCTTCCGTAGTCTTGCGAGGGCGAAAAAGTTCCGCTGCGTCTGAACTCCGAAATCCCGAGATGATCACACGATTTCGCGTTTGCGCAACTCCATAGTCCAGTGCTGAATACTCGTCAACACTCGCCATCAGGCCGATCTCTTTGAACTTCGACAGGATTCCACTGAAAACGACAGAGTGCTTTGCGTCCTTAATTCCTAGAACATTCTCGAAAAGGACGAATTCAACTGTGTACTTTTCCTGTAGTGCCTCGACTATATGAAGGTACAGCAGAGGGAGCCGATTCCTTGGATCGTTCGCTGCACTGCCACTGTTTGAGCGGGAGAATCCTTGACACGGTGGTCCGCCAATGACGCCGATCTTATCGCCCGGTTCCAAGACGCCCTCAAGGTGCTCCAGCACCCCCTTGGGGCCGAGTTCCTCGAGGTCGGCCGCGAGCGACATCGTGCCCTTGAAGTTGCGCCTATGGGTCTGGATGGAAGCAAAAGACCTGTCCACTGCAAACTTGAGCGAGAAGCCTGCTTCACGAAAACCGAGGTCAAGACCGCCGGCGCCAGAGAAGAGACTTACGATCTTAGGCAACGCCATGCTGACTCCCGTCCACGTGCGCTCGCGCAGCGGTCAGGCTGACGGCGCCTTCTTTCTCCATGCCCCACCATCGCCGCATACTGAACGCGGTCCACGCGCTCACTCTAGTGATCAACAGCGCTGACTGTAACGGAGGTCGGCGACGTTTTGTGGAGAACACCTGGATTGGCGCGGCAGCTGAGGTCATCTCGATGCGCCCGGTCCGAGGGAAGGTTGGGCACCTTGTGCATCGTCAACCGCGACGCCGTGCCGCTCACGGCCCCGCCGAGGTCGCTGCTGCGCACGATAGACCGCCCGGTCAGAGCGCTGTAGAACTTGCCCTGTTGCTCTGGTCGTCAAAGTCGCGAGGATCACGCGAACTGACGCGACATGCCACTTGTCACCCCAGATGGCCTGGCGACTGACGCCTCGAAATGTGTTGGATGTCCTGTGTGGGCGCCCTCGCTGGAGTCAGGCTGCAGTGACGTAGGTGCCCATGCCGTTGACGACGGTGAGTAGGCCGGCTTCTTGGAGGTGGCGGATGGCCTTGGTGGCGGTGACCTTGGTGACGCCGTAGATCTCGGCGAGTTCGGGTCCGGAGGGGAGGCGCTGGCCTGGGGAGAGTTCGCCGGATTCGATGTCGGCTCGGAGGTCGTCGGCGATCTGGGACCAGACGTAGACCGGCAGGTCCCGGTTGATCCTGTCTGCGCGGCTCTCCCAGCTCATAACCCGACGCTATGCAGGAGGAGGAAGCTACGCCTGATGAGATGAACCCATAGGTACGTGTAGGTAGCTGCACTTTTGCTTATGGAAGTGACCCAGGCCGAGGAGCCGAAAGCGGTCTTCGTTGACGGCCGACGCTGGCTCGTGTGCCCGGTCGCCGGTCCTGACTGCTTCCGTGTCGTGGCCGACCTCGGGCGCATCGCTGTCGACGCGGTCGAGTTCCACGCGGAGAACCATCACTTGGGAAGGCGCTGTTCCTGCTGTGGCCGATGACCGCTTGGCCGTCGAAGGGCGGGGAGTCGCCATTCGACGTGCGATAACGCCCCGAGAGGCGATCTCACAGGGCGTTGAGATCGCCACAGCGGCGATGAAAGGCCTTGCCCGGTGTCCAGGCAAGGGCGGAGGTGCGGTGTGAACTGGTCAGCCGGTGCCGTGAAGCAGTCGTTCGAGGTCTTCGGCCGGCGCCGCGCACCGGAAGCCGGTGTCGTCGTCGCACATGGTCTCGTTGGCGTCGTTGAACTGCGACGGGACCGCGCGGTCGAACTGGCTCGTCCAGGCTCCGCCCTTGAGCTCGCGCCGTCCGGGCGTGGACTGGGTGTCGAGCCATTCCCAGACGTTGCCGCACATGTCGTAGACGCCGTAGGGGCTGGTCCCGGACTGGTAGCAGTCGACGGCCGTCGTGGTGCCGACGCCGTTCTCGCGGACGTTGCACTTGGCCGGCGTCGGCTGGTCGCCCCACGGGTAGGTCGCACCGCGGGTTCCTCTGGCGGCCTTCTCCCACTGCTGCGCGGTTGGGAGCGTCTTGCCCGCCCACTTCGCGTAGGCGGCGGCGTCCTTCCAGGTCACCCACACCACGGGGTGGTTGGCCAGTTCCTTCGGGAAGGTGCCGTTTTCCCAGTGCTGCGGCGGCTGGTGCCCAGTGGCGGCGACGAACTGGGCGTAGTCGGCGTTGCTGACCAGGTAGATGTCGATGTAGTACGACGGCACCCACAGGGGCGTGTTGCTCGGGCCGGACTGGTAGATGCTGCCGTCCACCTTGACCATCGAGCTGCCGGTGAGCGGGTGGCGAACCTGGCTGCTCCCAATCGGTTCGATGGTCTCGGCGCCGGAGATCTCCGCACCGCCGGTAAGGCCCTTGAACCGGGCTTTGGTGTCCGGGTCGGACATCCGCAAGGCCGTGTCCAGGATCGCCTGGTTGACCGGGATCGGGGTGACATCTGAGCCTTTGGCTTCCCACTTCGAGATGTTGCGCTCACTCACGCCCAGGTGGGCAGCGAACTCCCGAAGACTCAGCCGCATCGCGGTGCGGAGAGCCTTGATCTCGGTCCCCGTCCAAACCTGCACATTCGCCACTTGCCAGCTCCCCTGTCACGACTTCCGCAGGGAAGCCTAAAGGTCATGCCCGCGTGGCTACACCCTTTCGCCTGGGATGTCTGCGTACAGCCCGCGCAGCTCGTCAAGAACGGGGTGTTCCTTGGGCCATTCGTTGCTCTCAACGGCGGAGACCACCCGGAGGCCGGTGGCGGCGTTCGTCGCGAAAACGGCGTCCATCTCGTTCAGGTCGGAGAGCGTCACCGGCTCCACAACCACCGACTCGTCGAACTCCTGCTGAAGCAGGGTCATGGTGACCCCGGACAGGTACTCGGCCTTGGGCCAGATGATCTGTCCATCTCGGACGAAGCCGATGTTCGAGGTCGCGATCTCGCTGATGGTGCCGTTGGGGTTGAGAAACAGCACGTCATCGAAGCCGTCGCGCTGGGCGATGCGGCGCCGGCGGAGCGCGGCGTACAGGCCGATGTGCTTCACCGGCGGATCATCGCGAACGTAGGAGATCGCTCGAAGCCGCAGCGGTGAC includes:
- a CDS encoding SUMF1/EgtB/PvdO family nonheme iron enzyme is translated as MANVQVWTGTEIKALRTAMRLSLREFAAHLGVSERNISKWEAKGSDVTPIPVNQAILDTALRMSDPDTKARFKGLTGGAEISGAETIEPIGSSQVRHPLTGSSMVKVDGSIYQSGPSNTPLWVPSYYIDIYLVSNADYAQFVAATGHQPPQHWENGTFPKELANHPVVWVTWKDAAAYAKWAGKTLPTAQQWEKAARGTRGATYPWGDQPTPAKCNVRENGVGTTTAVDCYQSGTSPYGVYDMCGNVWEWLDTQSTPGRRELKGGAWTSQFDRAVPSQFNDANETMCDDDTGFRCAAPAEDLERLLHGTG
- a CDS encoding aminotransferase class IV family protein is translated as MQLNGTPPDMEQVKTLALTNYGHFTSMRVEEGRVRGLSHHMQRLLRDCRQLFDVDLDVDRVRHFVRLALEDAPALTTARVTIYDPALSLGTIGQDAEPHVLVTTREASPGIASPLRLRAISYVRDDPPVKHIGLYAALRRRRIAQRDGFDDVLFLNPNGTISEIATSNIGFVRDGQIIWPKAEYLSGVTMTLLQQEFDESVVVEPVTLSDLNEMDAVFATNAATGLRVVSAVESNEWPKEHPVLDELRGLYADIPGERV